One part of the Leptolyngbya sp. FACHB-261 genome encodes these proteins:
- a CDS encoding high light inducible protein encodes MTLKTADVTPAIDPLDPTHSRNEWRWGWTPQTEIWNSRFAMVGFVAYLLWDLAGYSVVRDVLNLMSYSSPVS; translated from the coding sequence ATGACTCTCAAAACTGCTGACGTTACTCCTGCAATTGATCCCCTAGATCCAACTCATAGCCGCAACGAGTGGCGCTGGGGCTGGACACCTCAAACTGAAATTTGGAACTCTCGCTTTGCCATGGTTGGCTTTGTAGCCTACCTGCTGTGGGATTTGGCTGGTTATAGTGTTGTGCGCGATGTGCTCAACCTGATGAGCTACTCTTCCCCAGTTAGCTAA
- a CDS encoding chlorophyll a/b-binding protein yields MATESPIKSATPTTDAANIVSYDRNAFLFGWTPQAEIWNGRFAMIGFVAYLLWDIAGYSVVQDVLNVADQPIAIPPALIIGIVGLLAGIGVAIRLKFAAENA; encoded by the coding sequence ATGGCTACTGAATCCCCGATAAAGTCGGCTACCCCTACCACCGACGCCGCCAATATCGTTTCCTACGACCGCAACGCTTTCCTGTTTGGCTGGACTCCCCAAGCTGAAATCTGGAATGGCCGTTTCGCCATGATTGGCTTTGTTGCCTATCTGCTGTGGGATATTGCCGGTTACAGCGTAGTTCAGGATGTGTTGAACGTTGCTGATCAGCCCATCGCCATCCCTCCCGCTTTAATCATCGGTATTGTGGGTCTTCTGGCTGGTATTGGCGTCGCTATTCGTCTGAAGTTTGCAGCGGAAAACGCCTAA
- a CDS encoding type IV pilin protein, which yields MYTHRERSAGFTLIELLVVILITGILGALVLPTLLGQVTRARTAEALTIMGAVRKGQEIHWTENSTYIAAGGVLANGETQVEDGNSQGIVLQDGCSQTGLSRLETGPRAMCERWKIATHPTADPTKLKIAIEGRAGMPTEFLGVYFDGGLTSSDLYIDRNPNR from the coding sequence ATGTACACTCACCGTGAGAGGTCTGCAGGATTCACGCTGATCGAGTTGCTGGTGGTTATTCTAATAACCGGGATTTTGGGGGCGCTAGTTCTACCAACCCTTCTAGGGCAGGTAACTCGGGCTCGTACCGCTGAGGCTCTAACGATTATGGGGGCTGTGCGTAAGGGACAAGAAATCCATTGGACTGAGAACTCCACTTACATTGCCGCTGGTGGTGTGCTTGCCAATGGCGAAACTCAGGTGGAGGACGGCAACTCCCAGGGTATTGTTCTGCAAGATGGCTGTAGCCAAACGGGGTTGTCACGGTTAGAAACTGGCCCCCGTGCTATGTGTGAGCGCTGGAAAATTGCTACCCATCCGACTGCTGACCCCACCAAGCTCAAGATCGCAATTGAAGGCAGAGCTGGAATGCCCACTGAGTTCTTGGGAGTCTACTTCGATGGCGGGTTAACCAGCAGTGACCTGTACATCGATCGCAATCCTAATCGCTAG
- the recF gene encoding DNA replication/repair protein RecF (All proteins in this family for which functions are known are DNA-binding proteins that assist the filamentation of RecA onto DNA for the initiation of recombination or recombinational repair.): MYLKSLHLRQFRNYQDQAVRFFAPKTVLVGDNAQGKSNLLEAVELLATLRSHRCTRDRDLVRQEEEAAQLQAELERLGSAMELGLILRSNGRRTARLNGETLRRQLDFLGNLNAVLFSSLDLDLVRGGPEGRRVWLDTVLVQLEPIYAHILQQYAQALRQRNALLRQGETDRSQLVLWDAQLATTGARVTRRRARLLTRLAPLACRWHASISGQSEALTVQYTPRILHSQPELNLDDPVVVQQAFLDEMQSKAEAEWARGTSLVGPHRDEVTLTINETPARAYGSQGQQRTLVLALKLAELELIEAVVGEPPLLLLDDVLAELDLRRQNQLLDAIQDRVQTIITTTHLGSFDAQWLTSAQVMHVQAGRILA; this comes from the coding sequence GTGTACCTTAAGTCGCTGCATCTGAGACAGTTTCGCAACTACCAAGACCAGGCAGTGCGCTTCTTTGCACCCAAGACGGTTTTGGTAGGTGACAATGCCCAGGGCAAGTCCAACCTCTTAGAGGCAGTGGAATTGCTGGCGACCTTGCGCTCCCACCGTTGCACCCGGGATCGGGATTTGGTGCGTCAGGAAGAGGAAGCTGCACAACTACAGGCAGAGCTTGAGCGTTTGGGCAGTGCCATGGAGTTAGGGCTGATCTTGCGCAGCAATGGGCGGCGCACAGCCCGTCTCAATGGTGAAACCTTACGCCGTCAGCTCGACTTTCTCGGCAATCTGAATGCGGTTTTGTTCTCTAGCCTGGACCTCGACTTGGTGCGCGGTGGCCCTGAGGGTCGTCGCGTTTGGTTAGATACAGTTTTGGTGCAACTGGAGCCCATCTACGCGCACATTTTGCAGCAGTATGCTCAGGCCTTACGCCAGCGCAACGCCCTGCTACGACAGGGCGAAACCGACCGCTCACAGCTCGTGTTATGGGATGCACAGTTGGCAACAACAGGGGCTCGTGTTACCCGCCGTCGGGCCCGCTTACTGACCCGCCTGGCGCCGCTGGCCTGTCGTTGGCATGCTTCGATCAGTGGCCAAAGCGAAGCCCTAACCGTGCAATATACACCCCGGATCTTGCACAGCCAACCGGAGCTCAACTTGGACGATCCTGTCGTTGTGCAACAGGCTTTTCTGGACGAGATGCAATCCAAAGCCGAGGCTGAATGGGCTAGGGGCACTAGCTTAGTTGGTCCTCACCGCGATGAGGTCACGCTGACGATTAATGAAACGCCTGCACGGGCCTATGGCTCCCAAGGCCAACAGCGAACTCTGGTTTTAGCGTTGAAATTAGCAGAGCTGGAACTGATTGAAGCAGTAGTTGGTGAACCACCTTTGTTGCTGCTTGATGATGTGCTGGCAGAACTTGATCTGCGCCGTCAGAACCAACTGCTGGATGCCATTCAAGACCGGGTGCAAACGATTATTACAACTACACACCTCGGTTCTTTTGACGCCCAGTGGCTAACCAGCGCCCAAGTGATGCATGTACAAGCGGGTCGGATTCTGGCCTAA
- a CDS encoding sigma-70 family RNA polymerase sigma factor: MDELEARLHQLVITTCQEKPGSLKRSRGLTQLIRLVLRSGKLWKEYAPYYEDALQQTWLYFCRNLCEATTGEAYDPNRSSISTWLNAYLKRRLQDYRIQTEQARRTQASSHGDADDLLDPLDLLEAPADIPPILEATQRWAEYDATDELRRTHIQGHPRVNCQVLILRRLPPETSWKDLSIEFNLPIPTLSSFYQRQCLPRLRKFGELQGYL; this comes from the coding sequence ATGGATGAATTAGAGGCACGACTCCATCAACTCGTAATCACAACCTGTCAAGAAAAACCAGGCAGCCTGAAGCGCAGCCGAGGTTTAACCCAGCTCATTCGGCTTGTGCTCCGGTCGGGCAAGCTCTGGAAGGAGTACGCCCCCTACTACGAAGATGCCTTGCAACAAACCTGGTTATACTTCTGCCGCAACCTCTGTGAGGCCACCACTGGCGAAGCCTATGACCCCAACCGCAGCAGTATTAGCACCTGGCTGAACGCTTACCTCAAACGTCGGCTGCAAGATTACCGGATCCAGACTGAGCAAGCCCGCAGAACGCAAGCGAGTAGTCACGGTGACGCTGACGATCTGCTCGATCCGTTGGATCTGTTAGAGGCGCCTGCTGATATTCCACCGATTCTGGAAGCGACCCAGCGCTGGGCTGAGTACGATGCCACTGATGAACTACGCCGCACCCACATTCAGGGGCACCCTCGAGTGAATTGCCAAGTCTTGATCCTACGGCGCTTGCCTCCAGAAACCAGTTGGAAGGATCTATCTATAGAATTCAACTTGCCAATTCCCACGTTGAGCAGCTTTTATCAACGGCAATGTTTGCCGCGTCTGCGTAAATTTGGTGAATTGCAAGGATATCTATAG
- a CDS encoding DUF1822 family protein yields MPITQTARRTAQQFAAQQPTSEKAEQVRLNTLAVWVVNDYLQMLGMATDLQQSDLCNPVVRLCANTADLPVVGTGRLECRPLRAQEQICQIPEEVWQDRIGYVFVQMQDSLREATLLGFVPRAVAALPISQLQSLDALLVHLDRLQQARLTSGNQINLSPVSLSPVNLSQWLQNIQNTFEEGWQTIETIFQSSAANLAFRRSRSIEPPFEPDPEQAELWIGRAKLIDFGIQLAEHPLALVVELRPPVDSSIQTLKVEVRLQVHPTGEHPYLPTNLRLIVLDEFGTVFLEAQSRSTDNYIQLQFRGSPGERFSAELVLDEVSITEAFLL; encoded by the coding sequence TTGCCGATTACACAGACAGCTCGTCGTACAGCTCAGCAATTTGCGGCACAGCAACCCACATCGGAAAAAGCAGAGCAGGTTCGTCTGAACACCCTGGCAGTTTGGGTCGTGAATGACTATTTGCAAATGCTGGGCATGGCCACAGACCTGCAACAGAGCGACCTTTGCAATCCAGTCGTGCGCCTGTGTGCTAACACCGCCGATCTGCCAGTCGTCGGCACTGGACGGTTAGAATGCCGACCGCTGCGAGCCCAGGAGCAAATCTGCCAGATTCCCGAGGAGGTTTGGCAGGATCGCATCGGTTATGTATTTGTTCAAATGCAGGACTCACTGCGGGAGGCAACCCTATTAGGCTTTGTGCCAAGGGCAGTCGCTGCGCTACCGATTAGTCAGTTGCAATCGCTCGACGCTCTCTTGGTTCACCTCGATCGACTTCAGCAGGCTCGCTTAACTTCTGGGAACCAGATCAATTTGAGCCCAGTGAGTTTGAGTCCAGTAAATTTGAGCCAGTGGTTGCAGAATATCCAAAATACTTTTGAAGAGGGTTGGCAAACGATTGAGACAATTTTTCAGTCCTCAGCAGCCAACTTAGCCTTTAGAAGATCTAGAAGCATTGAGCCACCCTTTGAACCGGACCCAGAGCAGGCTGAGCTTTGGATTGGGCGCGCCAAATTGATTGACTTTGGCATTCAACTGGCAGAACATCCCCTCGCTTTAGTCGTTGAACTGCGACCGCCTGTAGATTCCTCAATTCAGACCCTAAAGGTAGAGGTTCGCCTACAGGTTCATCCAACTGGCGAGCATCCTTATCTACCCACTAACCTGCGGCTGATTGTGCTGGACGAGTTTGGCACCGTTTTTTTAGAGGCCCAATCCAGAAGCACTGATAACTACATTCAATTGCAGTTTCGGGGTAGTCCTGGCGAACGCTTTAGTGCTGAGCTGGTACTGGATGAAGTCAGTATCACCGAAGCATTTTTGCTCTAA
- a CDS encoding CHASE2 domain-containing protein: MGKLVILKLGGKIEQGFSVTLQIGEEGERPTSEINGKLPPATELLLLYGQWQAAYRRLDLRPRLEAPAAQVTNVSVLENCTNAAGKLLEHLNIWLNSESFRPVREKWLEKLTPQDEVRIILQTEDQRLQRLPWHLWDLIERYPKAELALGAPVYEQLQRPSATTEQATILAILGNSIGINTQADRTLLEQLPQAKLHFLVEPQRQDLTDQLWATDGWDILFFAGHSSSLANGDGCIAINPTEHLTIAQLKYGLKKAVERGLKIAIFNSCDGLGLAQALAELQIPQLIVMREPVPDRVAQAFLKYFLAAFADGQPFYLAVREARERLQGMEDQFPCATWLPIIYQNPAEAPPTWQSLCSAPAKPQLRPPKPELKWRTALLISLGITAVLLGLRHGGWLQSLELKTFDQLIQLRPDEAPDARLLVVTITEADVQAQNPDQRRGSLSDQTLDRLLQKIEQYQPRAIGLDVYRDFPVADKMTKLAYRLERNPHFIAVCKVSDSDSSNPGVPPPPEVPSERLGFSDVVVDDDGILRRHLLTLTPDPASPCTTPYAFSTQLAFRYLAVEGKLPQFTPEGNLQLGNTVLKRLRPHQGGYQQIDAWGNQILLNYRSYRSPQNFAPQVTLSEILAGQLRPDQVKDRIVLIGVTAQSFNDYWATPYSQGPQQKIPGVLIQAQMVSQLLSAVLDQRPLLGTWPLWGDILWIWSWSLLGSGLAVWGSHRSVRHLALAVSLAGGVLLTACWGLLIGGIWVPLVPSALALLAGSSSARAHRLSPTKLSQSLE; the protein is encoded by the coding sequence GTGGGTAAGTTAGTCATTTTGAAGCTGGGCGGCAAGATTGAACAGGGCTTTTCCGTAACACTGCAAATTGGCGAGGAGGGCGAGCGTCCTACCTCAGAAATCAATGGCAAATTGCCACCAGCCACCGAGTTGCTCTTGCTCTATGGTCAGTGGCAAGCCGCCTACCGTCGCTTAGATTTACGACCTCGTTTAGAGGCACCGGCAGCTCAAGTCACCAATGTTTCTGTCTTGGAAAACTGCACCAATGCCGCTGGGAAACTGCTGGAGCATCTAAATATTTGGCTCAATAGCGAATCGTTCCGTCCAGTGCGCGAGAAGTGGCTAGAAAAGCTCACGCCCCAGGATGAAGTGCGCATTATTCTGCAAACCGAAGACCAGCGGCTTCAACGTTTGCCCTGGCATCTTTGGGATTTAATCGAGCGTTATCCCAAGGCAGAATTGGCTTTGGGTGCGCCCGTTTATGAACAGCTACAACGGCCCTCAGCAACCACAGAACAAGCCACAATCCTGGCGATTTTAGGCAATAGCATTGGCATCAATACTCAAGCTGATCGCACCTTATTAGAGCAGCTACCTCAAGCGAAGCTGCACTTTCTCGTCGAACCTCAACGCCAAGATTTGACCGATCAGCTCTGGGCAACTGATGGCTGGGATATTCTCTTTTTTGCCGGCCACAGTTCAAGCCTTGCCAATGGGGATGGCTGCATTGCGATCAACCCAACCGAGCATTTAACCATTGCCCAACTCAAATACGGGCTAAAAAAAGCGGTCGAGCGTGGCTTAAAAATTGCCATTTTCAACTCCTGTGATGGCCTGGGATTGGCGCAAGCACTGGCGGAGCTACAGATTCCGCAGTTGATTGTGATGCGTGAGCCAGTGCCAGACCGAGTCGCCCAAGCCTTTCTGAAGTATTTTCTAGCAGCCTTTGCCGACGGCCAACCCTTCTATTTAGCCGTGCGCGAGGCTCGGGAACGTTTGCAGGGCATGGAAGACCAGTTTCCCTGTGCCACCTGGTTACCAATCATTTACCAGAATCCGGCAGAAGCTCCCCCCACCTGGCAGTCGCTCTGCTCGGCTCCCGCTAAACCTCAGCTCAGACCCCCAAAACCAGAACTCAAGTGGCGCACGGCTCTGCTCATCAGCCTGGGGATTACTGCTGTTTTGTTAGGTCTGCGGCATGGGGGTTGGCTGCAATCCCTAGAACTGAAAACCTTTGACCAACTAATCCAGTTGCGTCCAGACGAAGCTCCAGACGCTCGCCTGCTCGTGGTCACGATTACCGAAGCCGACGTTCAGGCCCAGAATCCAGATCAGCGACGCGGTTCCCTCTCCGATCAAACGCTCGACCGGTTATTGCAGAAGATTGAGCAGTATCAGCCACGAGCTATTGGTTTGGATGTCTATCGCGACTTTCCGGTGGCGGACAAGATGACGAAGTTAGCTTACCGTCTGGAGCGCAACCCGCATTTCATCGCCGTTTGTAAGGTCAGCGATTCAGACAGTAGCAACCCTGGGGTGCCGCCGCCGCCAGAAGTGCCATCAGAGCGGTTAGGCTTCAGTGATGTGGTGGTCGATGACGATGGCATTCTCCGCCGGCACCTACTCACGCTGACTCCCGACCCCGCTTCACCCTGCACGACACCCTACGCGTTCAGCACCCAGTTGGCTTTTCGCTACCTGGCGGTTGAGGGTAAACTGCCCCAGTTTACGCCGGAGGGCAACTTGCAGTTGGGCAACACAGTTCTGAAGCGCTTGCGGCCCCATCAAGGCGGCTACCAGCAGATCGATGCTTGGGGCAACCAGATTTTGCTCAACTACCGCTCCTACCGGTCCCCTCAAAACTTTGCTCCCCAGGTCACCCTCAGCGAAATTTTGGCTGGGCAACTTCGACCGGACCAGGTGAAAGACCGCATTGTCCTAATTGGCGTCACTGCCCAAAGTTTCAATGACTACTGGGCCACACCCTACAGCCAGGGACCCCAGCAAAAAATCCCAGGTGTGTTAATTCAGGCGCAGATGGTCAGCCAACTGCTGAGTGCCGTTCTCGACCAGCGACCGCTATTAGGAACCTGGCCACTCTGGGGCGATATTCTCTGGATTTGGAGCTGGTCGCTATTGGGCAGTGGGCTAGCCGTTTGGGGTAGCCACCGTTCAGTGCGACATCTAGCTCTGGCTGTCAGCCTAGCAGGCGGTGTCTTATTGACCGCCTGCTGGGGGCTCTTAATTGGCGGCATTTGGGTTCCCCTAGTACCGTCAGCTCTGGCGCTGCTGGCAGGGAGCAGTAGTGCGAGGGCTCATCGCCTTTCACCAACGAAGCTTTCTCAATCTCTTGAATGA
- a CDS encoding DUF928 domain-containing protein: MKTLLVSPLTLALAIGLLAGLPLIALSSPTPTTRLAQFVPPPVPPQGAPGQRQGAASRGQCPSTTKPLTALVPLFSGNNPGRSNIPSQSNPILQSNPESITSLVWGSTASARPGFWFYVPYAVQPQPTLEFVLQDDQGNTIYKTELAGTLPGVVGVQLPETAAPLSPDKPYHWYFLVYCNPNEPVFVDGWIQRSNLSSALQRQLATAPPRQKLALYRANGFWYDTLTIAAELRRTNPTDPSLLTAWTDLLRSIGLEALNAEPVVPCCTAKP; encoded by the coding sequence ATGAAAACTCTTTTAGTCTCGCCCTTGACCTTGGCCCTAGCTATAGGGCTATTGGCCGGTCTGCCCTTGATTGCCCTAAGTTCTCCAACGCCCACGACAAGATTGGCGCAGTTTGTGCCGCCGCCAGTGCCGCCACAAGGGGCCCCCGGCCAACGCCAGGGTGCTGCCAGCCGCGGCCAGTGTCCAAGCACAACCAAGCCACTGACGGCGCTGGTGCCTTTGTTTTCAGGCAATAATCCAGGCCGGAGCAATATACCAAGCCAAAGTAATCCAATACTTCAAAGCAATCCAGAATCAATCACCAGCTTGGTTTGGGGGTCAACGGCGTCTGCGCGACCCGGCTTTTGGTTTTATGTGCCCTACGCGGTGCAACCTCAGCCAACGCTTGAGTTTGTGCTGCAAGATGACCAGGGCAACACTATCTACAAGACCGAGCTTGCAGGAACTTTGCCCGGTGTGGTTGGGGTTCAGTTGCCTGAGACTGCGGCGCCACTCAGTCCAGATAAGCCTTATCACTGGTACTTTCTGGTGTACTGCAACCCTAATGAGCCTGTGTTCGTTGATGGCTGGATCCAACGCTCCAACCTCAGCTCTGCCCTGCAGAGGCAGCTCGCCACTGCTCCGCCTCGTCAGAAGTTGGCTCTTTACCGGGCCAACGGCTTCTGGTATGACACGCTCACGATAGCTGCCGAACTACGCCGTACAAACCCCACTGACCCCAGCCTACTGACGGCTTGGACCGACCTGCTGCGGAGCATCGGGCTAGAAGCGCTCAATGCCGAACCAGTCGTGCCTTGCTGTACAGCCAAACCTTAA
- a CDS encoding ATP-binding protein encodes MVEKVVARSSQNGAAQRELFAVARTEAEPKTGSIPPASLATEAAEQQVIGTVKGPGENASQYVFITSNNRLVKIGEFVYYCVPQPGQEPLEILGKISALKLIEHLPDRIFADTTISPEAIAALIGFHYSNPEIYEVVVDVIGYFSPSLGFMNPRKSPDPGAKVYLCSDLTLRQILCKKQSGEVGSATIGSILLRESGAVPVVLDVKELVSTHMAILAGTGSGKSYTAGVLIEELLRPYNRAAVLIFDPHGEYGTLTELRGHPAFATDDGYAPLVKVLAPSEVKIRISSLDYYDLLTLLPPMSDRQQSILSKAHAQLIKSRGGSKRWDIQDLIGMIFDVDRSVDDEGNEKPGSSAPALEWKLEKLARSSYFHVQEHLAPKDLFQPGQVTVLQMNEISQEEQQVICAAILRQTNHARMNTHKGNLEESDENFLPYPVFVLLEEAHRFAPAGEPSRCKQVLRTILSEGRKFGLGVGLITQRPGKLDSDVLSQCMSQFIMRIVNPVDQDSLKYGVEAAGRDLLKELPALTKGQVIISGLCVNTPVLCKVRQRATKHGGETLNAPGMWLEYFQGHNKQEREARTAPVAKRERPRVVGGLSID; translated from the coding sequence ATGGTGGAAAAAGTGGTGGCTCGCAGCAGCCAGAACGGTGCTGCTCAGCGTGAGCTATTTGCAGTCGCAAGAACTGAGGCAGAACCCAAAACAGGTTCAATTCCTCCGGCCTCCCTAGCCACTGAGGCGGCTGAGCAGCAGGTGATTGGCACGGTCAAGGGGCCAGGGGAAAATGCCAGTCAGTATGTGTTTATCACCTCCAACAATCGGCTGGTCAAAATTGGTGAGTTTGTCTATTACTGTGTTCCCCAGCCTGGACAGGAACCATTAGAAATCCTGGGCAAGATTTCCGCCCTCAAACTCATTGAGCATCTGCCGGACCGTATTTTTGCTGACACCACAATCAGCCCCGAAGCCATTGCTGCTCTGATTGGCTTTCACTACTCCAATCCTGAAATCTACGAAGTAGTGGTGGATGTCATTGGCTACTTCAGCCCCAGCTTAGGGTTTATGAACCCTCGCAAAAGCCCAGACCCAGGGGCCAAAGTTTATCTCTGTAGTGACCTAACACTGCGACAAATTCTTTGCAAAAAACAGTCGGGAGAAGTCGGCTCCGCCACCATTGGCTCAATTTTGCTGCGTGAGTCTGGAGCTGTGCCTGTAGTGCTGGACGTTAAAGAACTGGTTAGCACCCACATGGCAATTCTGGCTGGAACTGGCTCGGGTAAGTCCTATACCGCTGGCGTACTCATTGAAGAACTGCTCCGTCCCTACAACCGCGCTGCCGTTCTAATTTTCGACCCACATGGTGAATATGGAACCCTCACAGAGTTGCGAGGACATCCCGCCTTTGCCACAGACGACGGCTACGCTCCGCTCGTGAAAGTGTTGGCTCCTAGCGAAGTCAAAATTCGCATTTCCTCGCTGGACTACTACGACTTGCTAACCCTGTTGCCGCCGATGAGCGACCGGCAGCAATCAATTTTGAGTAAAGCTCATGCTCAGTTGATCAAAAGTCGCGGTGGCTCCAAGCGTTGGGACATCCAGGATTTGATCGGCATGATCTTCGATGTCGACCGTTCGGTGGATGATGAGGGCAATGAAAAACCAGGCTCCTCGGCTCCCGCCCTGGAGTGGAAATTAGAAAAACTGGCTCGCTCATCCTACTTCCATGTCCAGGAGCACTTGGCTCCTAAAGACTTGTTTCAGCCGGGACAGGTTACCGTCCTGCAAATGAACGAAATCTCGCAAGAAGAGCAGCAGGTCATTTGTGCTGCAATTTTGCGGCAGACGAACCACGCTCGCATGAACACCCACAAAGGCAATCTGGAGGAGTCCGACGAGAACTTTTTGCCCTATCCAGTGTTCGTTTTGCTAGAGGAAGCTCATCGCTTCGCGCCAGCAGGCGAACCCTCCCGCTGTAAGCAAGTGTTACGCACAATTCTCAGCGAAGGGCGCAAGTTTGGTCTGGGCGTTGGTCTGATTACGCAGCGTCCCGGCAAGCTCGATTCTGATGTGCTGTCGCAGTGCATGAGCCAGTTCATCATGCGCATCGTCAACCCGGTGGACCAGGACAGCCTCAAATACGGCGTAGAAGCAGCGGGCCGCGACCTGCTTAAGGAGCTACCGGCCCTCACCAAAGGACAGGTGATTATCTCGGGACTCTGCGTGAACACGCCGGTTCTGTGCAAAGTCCGACAGCGAGCAACCAAGCACGGCGGCGAGACGCTAAACGCACCCGGTATGTGGCTGGAATACTTTCAAGGACATAACAAGCAAGAGCGCGAAGCTCGCACTGCTCCTGTGGCTAAGCGAGAACGCCCCAGGGTTGTCGGTGGCCTCAGTATCGACTAG